Proteins from a single region of SAR202 cluster bacterium:
- a CDS encoding amidohydrolase — MLIVDTHCHAGLNWFEPIEMLLRQMELNGVEKATLVQHRGAYDNSYLIEAAKKHPGKFAVVAIVDVSKADAGKALEGWARKGAVGVRLNASDRSPGKDLLAIWKKASELGLTVSVSGQTAPYASEEFEGLVVSMPKLPMVIEHLGNMKPGEKAPYSTYKRILSLAKYSNTYIKVGGLGEISERPPVLTPEFGFDYTPPLVDMALEAFGPKRVMWGSDYPPVSNREGYGNALAGIRDYPALKSKSDREWVMGKAAMEVWRF; from the coding sequence ATGCTCATAGTGGATACGCACTGCCATGCGGGGTTGAACTGGTTTGAGCCTATTGAGATGCTGCTGCGGCAGATGGAGTTGAACGGCGTGGAGAAGGCGACGCTGGTGCAGCATCGGGGGGCGTATGACAACAGCTATCTCATCGAGGCTGCAAAGAAGCATCCGGGGAAGTTTGCGGTGGTGGCGATTGTGGACGTGTCGAAGGCGGATGCGGGGAAGGCGCTGGAGGGGTGGGCGAGGAAGGGGGCGGTGGGGGTGCGGCTGAATGCATCGGACAGATCGCCGGGGAAGGACCTGCTGGCGATATGGAAAAAGGCGTCGGAACTGGGGCTGACGGTGAGCGTGTCGGGGCAGACGGCGCCGTATGCGTCGGAGGAGTTTGAGGGGCTGGTGGTGTCGATGCCTAAGCTGCCTATGGTCATCGAACACCTGGGGAACATGAAGCCTGGGGAGAAGGCGCCGTATTCGACCTACAAGAGGATACTTTCGCTGGCGAAATACTCGAACACGTATATCAAGGTGGGCGGGCTGGGGGAGATTAGCGAGAGGCCGCCGGTGCTGACGCCGGAGTTCGGGTTTGACTACACGCCGCCGCTGGTGGACATGGCCTTGGAGGCGTTTGGGCCGAAGCGCGTGATGTGGGGCAGCGACTACCCGCCGGTGAGCAATCGAGAGGGGTATGGGAACGCGCTGGCGGGCATCAGGGACTACCCCGCGCTGAAGAGCAAGTCAGACAGGGAGTGGGTGATGGGGAAGGCGGCGATGGAGGTATGGCGGTTTTAG
- the fabF gene encoding beta-ketoacyl-ACP synthase II, whose translation MQWRKRPKVVITGMGAFTPLGNSAEEFWRNLVAGKSGIGPMTLADPSEYPCQIAGEVKGFDAGQHIDAKEARRMARFSQLAVSAALQAVKDAGLVVKAEEAERVGVLLGNGNGGFPTTEAGARTMIEKGGMKVSPFFFPMTLPNMASSNVSRILGLRGYNSTVITACAASNQAMGEALEVLRRGAADVMLSGGAEAGISQLGLSGFCTMRALSTRNEEPQKASRPFDAQRDGFVPAEGSVVVVLETEEHALRRGARIYCELAGFGCTSDAYHPVQPQETGDGAARAMKMALDDAGTGLAEVDYINAHGTSTPLNDLVETVAIKRLFGELAYKIPVSSTKSMVGHSLGAAGSLEAVPCVRSITDGVIHPTVNYEFPDPQCDLDYVPNVSRNKDVRVVLSNAFGFGGQNACLVFRRYENGR comes from the coding sequence ATTCAATGGCGGAAGAGACCAAAGGTGGTTATCACAGGCATGGGCGCGTTCACACCGCTGGGGAACAGCGCTGAGGAGTTCTGGAGGAACCTGGTGGCGGGGAAGTCGGGTATTGGGCCGATGACGCTGGCGGACCCGTCGGAGTACCCGTGCCAGATCGCGGGGGAGGTCAAGGGGTTCGACGCAGGGCAGCACATCGATGCCAAGGAGGCGCGGCGGATGGCGCGGTTTTCGCAACTGGCGGTATCGGCGGCGCTGCAGGCGGTGAAGGACGCGGGGCTTGTGGTGAAGGCGGAGGAGGCGGAGCGCGTGGGGGTGCTGCTGGGGAACGGCAACGGGGGGTTCCCGACGACGGAGGCGGGCGCGCGGACGATGATTGAGAAGGGTGGGATGAAGGTATCTCCTTTTTTCTTCCCCATGACCTTACCAAACATGGCATCGTCTAACGTTAGCAGGATACTGGGGTTGCGGGGATATAACTCGACGGTTATAACGGCGTGCGCAGCGTCCAACCAGGCCATGGGGGAGGCGCTGGAGGTGCTGCGTCGCGGGGCGGCGGACGTGATGCTGTCTGGCGGCGCAGAGGCGGGGATCAGCCAGCTGGGGTTGTCCGGGTTCTGCACTATGCGGGCGCTTAGCACTCGAAATGAGGAGCCGCAGAAAGCGAGCCGGCCTTTTGACGCACAGCGGGACGGGTTTGTGCCGGCGGAGGGATCGGTGGTCGTGGTGCTGGAGACGGAGGAGCACGCGCTAAGGCGAGGAGCGAGGATTTATTGCGAGCTGGCGGGGTTCGGATGCACGTCCGACGCGTACCACCCGGTGCAGCCGCAGGAGACGGGGGACGGGGCGGCGCGGGCGATGAAGATGGCGCTGGACGACGCGGGGACAGGGCTGGCGGAGGTGGACTATATCAACGCCCATGGGACGTCAACGCCGCTGAACGATTTGGTGGAGACGGTGGCCATCAAGCGGCTGTTCGGGGAGCTGGCGTACAAGATACCGGTGAGTTCGACGAAGTCCATGGTGGGGCACTCGCTGGGGGCGGCGGGGTCGCTGGAGGCGGTGCCGTGCGTGCGGAGCATCACGGACGGGGTGATACACCCAACCGTGAATTATGAGTTCCCGGACCCGCAATGCGACCTCGATTATGTGCCTAACGTGTCGAGGAATAAGGATGTAAGGGTGGTGCTGTCCAACGCTTTCGGGTTCGGGGGGCAGAACGCGTGCCTGGTGTTCAGGCGGTACGAGAACGGGAGGTAA
- a CDS encoding DUF2007 domain-containing protein, giving the protein WTAEMWKNLLSSEGIRVILKQGDVSSFLGSSPLPVRLMVDEKQRLRALEVLSQQTVYAEGEESPS; this is encoded by the coding sequence TGGACGGCGGAGATGTGGAAGAACCTGCTGTCTTCAGAAGGCATCAGGGTCATTCTAAAGCAGGGAGACGTGTCGTCATTCCTGGGAAGCTCGCCTCTGCCGGTACGGCTCATGGTGGACGAGAAGCAGAGGCTAAGGGCGCTGGAAGTCCTCAGCCAGCAGACGGTTTACGCTGAAGGAGAAGAGTCTCCATCCTGA
- a CDS encoding MGMT family protein, which yields MDQAQKRRAHTLANSRSTLYYDVFQTRFGWFAAVLSPNGLKYGSLKSTPQDSFEELGPQVEAAQFDPDRLKDIRELLQSFLAGKADNLDQIVLDMEDAPDFHKRAWEACRSIPLGETRTYAWLAAMAGRPGAYRAAGQAMARNRVPIVVPCHRVIGSDGGLHGYGAGGLGVKAELLRMETLLLQRKPSAG from the coding sequence ATGGATCAGGCCCAAAAACGCCGTGCTCATACCCTCGCCAATAGCCGCTCGACCCTCTACTACGACGTCTTCCAGACTCGATTCGGCTGGTTTGCCGCCGTCCTGTCTCCCAACGGCCTAAAATACGGCAGCTTAAAATCCACGCCCCAGGACTCCTTTGAGGAACTGGGGCCACAGGTAGAAGCCGCCCAATTTGACCCGGACAGGCTCAAAGACATTCGAGAATTGCTGCAATCTTTTCTGGCGGGCAAGGCTGATAACCTCGATCAGATCGTTCTGGACATGGAAGACGCGCCGGATTTCCACAAGAGGGCCTGGGAGGCCTGCCGCTCCATACCCCTGGGCGAGACCCGAACTTATGCCTGGCTGGCCGCCATGGCGGGACGCCCCGGCGCCTACCGCGCTGCGGGACAGGCCATGGCGCGGAACCGCGTGCCCATCGTCGTCCCTTGCCACAGGGTCATCGGCAGCGACGGCGGCCTCCACGGCTACGGCGCCGGCGGCCTCGGTGTCAAGGCCGAGCTCCTCAGGATGGAGACTCTTCTCCTTCAGCGTAAACCGTCTGCTGGCTGA
- a CDS encoding bifunctional folylpolyglutamate synthase/dihydrofolate synthase, translated as MDYAAALNRLMGLVDFERFVGPRGPRVKFDLRRMYAFLESLGDPHLGRPTAHITGTKGKGSTTAMMTSVLAAAGYRTGMFISPHLHTFRERISVDGRPVSGEDFASLVEEVWPHVEKVSNEGGVGEVTMFETLTAMAFVHFRNIKAGFQVMEVGMGGRLDSTNVVKPNVCIITSVSLDHTHILGDTVGLIAMEKAGIIKPGAPVVISPQKPEAREAIERVCREQWSRLIEVGKDITWSAVGHDLGGQDFVVKGRLGEYRLRTPLLGKYQMENASAVVGALEALREEGFAISDAAIREGMARVSWPCRMEVLGKSPLVVADGAHNPYSMGRLCESLPKYFNYRRVVVIFGASRDKNVEGMAAEVRAIKPIVVTARSRHPRGASPGELAAVFGRHGVEVVEGGETREALARARSLAGESDLILATGSLFLTAEVREEILGIAPEVYPQAKPRTAIR; from the coding sequence TTGGATTACGCCGCCGCGCTGAACCGGCTGATGGGGCTGGTGGACTTCGAGAGGTTTGTGGGGCCCAGGGGGCCGAGGGTAAAGTTTGATTTGCGACGCATGTACGCCTTCCTGGAGTCGTTGGGGGACCCGCATTTGGGGAGGCCGACGGCGCATATTACGGGGACCAAGGGGAAGGGGAGCACGACGGCGATGATGACGTCAGTGCTGGCGGCGGCGGGGTACAGGACGGGGATGTTCATATCGCCGCATTTGCATACGTTTCGAGAGCGCATATCGGTGGACGGGAGGCCGGTGAGCGGGGAGGATTTCGCCAGCCTGGTGGAGGAGGTGTGGCCGCATGTAGAAAAGGTATCGAATGAGGGTGGAGTGGGTGAGGTGACGATGTTCGAGACGCTGACGGCGATGGCGTTTGTGCATTTCAGGAACATCAAGGCTGGCTTTCAGGTCATGGAGGTGGGAATGGGCGGCCGGCTGGACTCGACGAACGTGGTGAAGCCGAATGTGTGCATCATAACGTCGGTGAGCCTGGACCATACGCATATTCTTGGCGACACGGTGGGGCTTATCGCGATGGAGAAGGCGGGGATCATCAAGCCGGGCGCGCCGGTGGTGATATCGCCGCAGAAGCCGGAGGCGCGGGAGGCGATAGAGCGGGTTTGCAGGGAGCAGTGGTCGAGGCTGATAGAGGTAGGGAAGGACATCACGTGGTCGGCGGTGGGTCACGATTTAGGGGGGCAGGACTTTGTGGTGAAGGGCCGGCTGGGGGAGTACCGGCTGAGGACGCCGCTTTTGGGGAAGTACCAGATGGAGAACGCGTCGGCGGTGGTGGGGGCGCTGGAGGCGCTGCGGGAGGAGGGGTTTGCCATTAGCGACGCGGCGATAAGAGAGGGGATGGCGAGGGTGTCGTGGCCGTGCCGGATGGAGGTCTTGGGGAAGTCGCCCCTGGTGGTGGCGGATGGAGCGCACAATCCGTATTCGATGGGGCGGCTGTGTGAGTCATTGCCGAAGTATTTTAATTATAGGCGGGTGGTGGTGATATTTGGGGCGTCGAGAGATAAGAATGTGGAGGGGATGGCGGCGGAGGTGAGGGCGATTAAGCCTATAGTGGTGACGGCGAGGTCTCGGCACCCGAGGGGGGCGTCGCCGGGGGAGCTGGCGGCGGTGTTTGGGCGGCATGGGGTGGAGGTAGTAGAGGGAGGGGAAACGCGGGAGGCGCTGGCAAGGGCGCGGTCGCTGGCGGGGGAGTCGGACCTGATACTGGCGACGGGGTCGTTGTTTTTAACAGCGGAGGTGAGGGAGGAGATACTGGGGATTGCGCCAGAGGTTTACCCACAAGCCAAACCTAGAACGGCGATTCGATGA
- a CDS encoding D-aminoacylase: MLDILIKNGQIIDGSGSPGFFGAVGIEKNTLSILRGDVSNAEAAQTIDAAGKVVCPGFIDLHSHAGLTILGEPKHEPKVRQGVTTELIGIDGISHAPFKSHKELERYIWLDSGLNGYPPKADWLTVTELLNKYDNKVAINIAYIIGNGPPRVWAVGWNDRPATGAQLEDMKSVMREAMEEGAWGLSTGLDYAPGSYASTDELVALSEVSARMGGFYHTHTRAKLRAKGLLAPWHEALDIGRRSGSPVHFTHYRQPGQGVGSHYDYIGLVEKSRDEGLDVTFDCYSYPFSSTSITIALPDWAKDGGPERLMAALKDPSDRAKMKKDLSRERVENSYLTHFRRPENKKYEGKWVLDIAEMRGQDPADAIFDLLIEENLSVCVITLGVNEQTLPAFVAHPYGMIASDSIMLGEFPSPRTYGCFPVVLAEFVRAEKHLRLPEAIRKMTSFPAQRMGLQDRGLLRDGLKADVVIFDPATVKAPANRHHPKQFPIGIDHVIVNGTPVIKNGKHTGALPGRSIRRGKRS, translated from the coding sequence ATGCTGGACATCCTCATCAAAAACGGTCAGATTATCGACGGCTCAGGCAGCCCCGGCTTCTTCGGCGCTGTCGGCATCGAAAAGAACACCCTCTCCATCCTCCGCGGCGACGTATCTAACGCCGAGGCCGCCCAGACCATCGACGCCGCCGGCAAAGTCGTCTGCCCCGGCTTCATAGACCTACACTCCCACGCCGGCCTCACCATCCTCGGCGAACCCAAGCACGAGCCCAAAGTCCGCCAGGGCGTCACCACCGAGCTTATCGGCATCGACGGCATCTCCCACGCCCCCTTCAAAAGCCATAAGGAGCTGGAACGCTATATATGGCTGGACTCAGGCCTCAACGGCTACCCACCCAAAGCCGACTGGCTCACTGTCACCGAACTGCTGAACAAGTACGATAACAAAGTCGCCATCAACATCGCCTACATCATCGGCAACGGCCCACCACGAGTTTGGGCCGTCGGCTGGAACGACCGTCCCGCCACCGGCGCCCAGCTTGAGGACATGAAGTCGGTCATGCGCGAAGCCATGGAGGAGGGCGCCTGGGGCCTCTCCACCGGTCTCGACTACGCCCCCGGCTCCTACGCCTCCACCGATGAACTCGTCGCCCTCTCCGAGGTCTCGGCCCGCATGGGCGGCTTTTACCACACCCACACCCGCGCCAAGCTCCGCGCCAAAGGCCTCCTCGCCCCCTGGCACGAGGCCCTCGATATAGGACGACGCAGCGGCAGCCCCGTCCACTTCACCCACTACCGACAGCCCGGCCAGGGCGTCGGCAGTCACTATGATTACATCGGCCTCGTCGAAAAGTCCCGTGACGAGGGCCTGGACGTGACCTTCGACTGCTACAGCTACCCCTTCTCCAGCACCTCCATCACCATCGCCCTGCCGGACTGGGCCAAGGACGGCGGCCCCGAGCGCCTCATGGCCGCCCTTAAAGACCCCTCGGATAGGGCCAAGATGAAGAAAGACCTGTCCCGCGAGCGCGTCGAGAACAGCTATCTCACCCACTTCCGACGCCCCGAGAACAAGAAGTACGAAGGCAAATGGGTCCTCGACATCGCCGAGATGCGAGGTCAAGACCCTGCCGACGCCATCTTTGACCTCCTCATCGAGGAGAACCTCAGCGTGTGCGTCATTACTCTGGGCGTCAACGAGCAGACCCTCCCCGCCTTCGTCGCCCATCCCTACGGCATGATCGCCAGCGACTCCATCATGCTGGGCGAATTCCCCAGCCCCCGCACCTACGGCTGCTTCCCCGTAGTCCTGGCCGAATTCGTCCGCGCCGAAAAGCACCTGCGCCTCCCAGAGGCCATCCGAAAGATGACCTCTTTCCCCGCCCAGCGCATGGGCCTGCAAGACCGCGGCCTCCTCCGCGACGGCCTTAAGGCGGACGTCGTCATCTTCGACCCCGCCACCGTCAAAGCCCCCGCCAACCGCCACCACCCCAAGCAGTTCCCCATCGGCATAGACCACGTCATCGTCAACGGCACGCCCGTCATCAAAAACGGCAAGCACACCGGCGCCCTCCCCGGCAGATCGATAAGAAGGGGTAAACGCTCATAG
- a CDS encoding GNAT family N-acetyltransferase produces MPETRLTEVSREDVARMAQWLQDPEVRDSWYGADDAGEPMHIGYSPQKMAEAPEEEWKSAFQGETRKVYSIYDSQEGHVGECQLLIEPPLHEAQIFIIIGRKDLWLKHFGSAALLQLLDIAFYTYKLHRVWADIPEYNSHAIHMFERMGFMLEGHLRSTHPKEGKWYDSIVMGLLENEYARRRPKLTAQVNSPAA; encoded by the coding sequence ATGCCCGAGACCCGCCTGACCGAAGTTTCCCGCGAAGACGTGGCCCGGATGGCCCAGTGGCTTCAAGATCCCGAGGTACGAGACTCATGGTACGGCGCCGATGACGCAGGCGAGCCTATGCATATAGGCTACTCCCCTCAGAAGATGGCGGAAGCGCCGGAAGAGGAGTGGAAGAGCGCCTTTCAAGGCGAGACACGCAAAGTGTACTCGATTTATGACTCGCAAGAGGGCCACGTGGGCGAGTGCCAGTTATTGATAGAGCCGCCCCTCCATGAGGCCCAGATATTCATAATCATTGGACGGAAGGACCTGTGGCTGAAGCACTTTGGGTCCGCCGCGTTGCTGCAACTCCTGGATATAGCTTTTTACACATACAAGCTCCATAGGGTCTGGGCTGACATACCGGAATATAACAGCCACGCTATCCATATGTTCGAGAGGATGGGGTTCATGTTGGAGGGGCACCTGCGCAGCACGCATCCGAAGGAAGGCAAGTGGTACGACTCGATAGTTATGGGACTGCTGGAGAACGAGTACGCGCGTCGCCGACCCAAACTGACGGCGCAGGTCAACAGCCCAGCGGCGTAG